A window from Streptomyces sp. NBC_00271 encodes these proteins:
- a CDS encoding condensation protein, translated as MTALEHPARDGTDGPSRRPARVPFPVVDEVSRHCVQEEEPETVHIEVHLPGRLDPARLTTAFTEALHRHPRILMREAAGPWYRRRYEWELTPDPDLEVVSFPPPGPGALQRARTRALLTAPPLTASPPIRLEVVDGAGPPVGSEATDAVGTAPRAVGTAPRTHSGPRPKGTVLFLTVNHTALDGPACLRVLATAAELYGGKDNSPTAPPVRPPEAEAKAVQVDTPSTWTPPARVAHGTPEPSPGNGLLVTELGVPHRPKGSPYTVNDQLMAATALMITHWNREHGARPRPLRITMPVDDRPRGTDMPIGNGTRLVEVPFTVEEVDAGQMGELLRRTAERTRALKSLPRPQLGHGATLLTAPVVPVAWRAALTRGLRRAAGPWTSTALLSNIGRIPYALDFGAEAGRTHAVWFSAPARTPRGLTVTTASTAGRLHVALRWSRTLLSHGDGAHLRDLFEHYLHATEEDRSR; from the coding sequence ATGACCGCGCTGGAGCACCCGGCACGGGACGGTACCGACGGACCGTCCCGGCGCCCCGCCCGCGTGCCGTTCCCCGTCGTGGACGAGGTCTCCCGGCACTGTGTCCAGGAGGAGGAACCCGAGACCGTCCACATCGAGGTCCACCTCCCCGGCCGGCTCGACCCCGCCCGCCTCACCACGGCGTTCACCGAGGCCCTGCACCGTCACCCCCGCATCCTGATGCGCGAGGCGGCGGGCCCCTGGTACCGCCGCCGCTACGAGTGGGAACTCACCCCCGATCCGGACCTGGAGGTCGTCTCCTTCCCGCCACCGGGCCCGGGAGCCCTCCAGCGCGCACGGACCCGCGCCCTGCTGACCGCCCCGCCGCTGACCGCCTCGCCGCCCATCCGCCTGGAGGTGGTCGACGGCGCGGGGCCGCCGGTCGGCAGCGAGGCGACGGACGCGGTAGGTACGGCGCCGCGTGCGGTGGGCACGGCGCCGCGTACCCACAGCGGCCCCCGCCCCAAGGGCACCGTCCTCTTCCTCACCGTCAACCACACCGCCCTCGACGGCCCCGCCTGCCTCCGCGTCCTCGCCACCGCCGCGGAGCTGTACGGAGGCAAGGACAACTCCCCGACCGCACCCCCCGTACGGCCGCCCGAGGCGGAGGCGAAGGCCGTGCAGGTCGACACCCCGTCCACCTGGACCCCGCCCGCGCGCGTGGCCCACGGCACCCCGGAGCCCTCGCCCGGAAACGGCCTCCTCGTCACCGAACTCGGCGTCCCGCACCGCCCCAAGGGCTCCCCGTACACCGTGAACGACCAGCTCATGGCGGCCACCGCCCTGATGATCACGCACTGGAACAGGGAACACGGCGCCCGACCGCGCCCCCTGCGCATCACGATGCCGGTCGACGACCGCCCCCGCGGCACGGACATGCCCATCGGCAACGGGACACGACTCGTCGAAGTCCCCTTCACCGTCGAGGAGGTGGACGCCGGGCAGATGGGCGAGCTGCTGCGCCGTACGGCGGAACGCACCCGCGCGCTCAAGTCGCTGCCCCGGCCCCAACTCGGCCACGGCGCCACCCTCCTGACCGCCCCCGTGGTCCCGGTCGCCTGGCGCGCCGCCCTCACCCGGGGCCTGCGCCGCGCGGCCGGCCCCTGGACGTCGACCGCACTGCTGAGCAACATCGGCCGCATCCCGTACGCGCTGGACTTCGGCGCGGAGGCGGGCCGCACGCACGCGGTGTGGTTCTCGGCGCCCGCCCGGACGCCCCGCGGCCTGACCGTCACCACGGCGTCCACCGCGGGCCGTCTGCACGTCGCCCTGCGCTGGTCGCGCACCCTGCTCAGCCACGGCGACGGCGCCCACCTCCGCGACCTCTTCGAGCACTATCTACACGCGACGGAGGAGGACCGCAGCCGATGA
- a CDS encoding transcriptional regulator has protein sequence MSASPTPLRETLARLDAHLAEKGLDREEALDVGELSRRTALAEGEVRALLDGSGVLDDKVDDRIRGRVRALYEAYLDESGKRPADVCRDVAGRLGISDKWARSLLNGDKMPNVPDLTRLAEFFRIEEGTKFFTDPAPAVLNGALQRVVGELDGGAEDGPLLRFTLKHGVVTLALRGRRLTPRKQEALTLMLEGLLSSESEEAER, from the coding sequence GTGAGTGCGTCGCCGACTCCTCTTCGCGAGACACTCGCGCGCCTCGACGCGCACCTCGCCGAGAAGGGCCTCGATCGCGAGGAGGCCCTCGACGTGGGGGAGTTGTCGAGAAGAACGGCCCTGGCCGAGGGAGAGGTCCGGGCCCTCCTCGACGGGTCGGGGGTCCTCGACGACAAGGTCGACGACCGCATCCGCGGACGTGTCCGCGCGCTGTACGAGGCGTATCTCGACGAGAGCGGGAAGCGGCCCGCCGACGTGTGCCGGGACGTCGCCGGGCGGCTCGGGATCAGTGACAAGTGGGCCCGCAGTCTGCTCAACGGCGACAAGATGCCGAACGTGCCCGACCTCACCCGGCTCGCGGAGTTCTTCCGCATCGAGGAGGGCACGAAGTTCTTCACCGATCCGGCCCCCGCCGTCCTGAACGGCGCACTTCAGCGCGTCGTCGGTGAGCTGGACGGCGGAGCCGAGGACGGACCGCTGCTCAGGTTCACGCTCAAGCACGGAGTCGTCACGCTCGCCCTGCGGGGCAGACGGCTGACACCCCGCAAGCAGGAAGCGCTCACGCTCATGCTCGAGGGTCTGCTGAGCAGCGAGAGCGAGGAGGCGGAACGGTGA
- a CDS encoding DUF6086 family protein — MSQDYDMGDETLWNPSNGASRLFLRQVALFEAELALPSGIGPMVNDETRIDRDAFAVFVDALLAWHRRTSHAVMLALSEGFAATVLVLAERGGVAVDWARLGAAPDGPSENVQISALTGMSAPPEGGTWESRLRERSRELGRFMPR; from the coding sequence ATGAGCCAGGACTACGACATGGGTGACGAGACGCTGTGGAACCCCTCCAACGGGGCGTCCCGGTTGTTTCTTCGTCAAGTGGCTCTTTTTGAAGCGGAGTTGGCACTCCCGTCGGGTATCGGGCCGATGGTGAACGACGAGACCCGGATCGACCGGGACGCCTTCGCGGTCTTCGTCGACGCGCTGCTGGCGTGGCATCGAAGAACGAGTCACGCCGTCATGCTGGCCCTCTCCGAAGGCTTCGCCGCCACGGTGCTGGTTCTCGCGGAGCGCGGCGGGGTCGCGGTGGACTGGGCACGGCTCGGTGCCGCTCCGGACGGCCCGTCGGAGAATGTGCAGATCTCGGCTCTCACCGGGATGTCCGCCCCGCCGGAGGGCGGCACCTGGGAGTCGCGGCTGCGGGAGAGGTCGCGGGAATTGGGTCGCTTCATGCCCCGTTAG
- a CDS encoding O-methyltransferase, translated as MSISGTDAHATADPATLPPLVRRALAAARRHGFAYACRPEQGRLLYALAGGARERIGETGTGCGVGLAWLASGAREGVRLFSVERDAERARVAAEVFADRPEVEVIHGDWRRIEEHGPYDLLVLDGGGTGKTPGDDPADPARLLTPGGAVVVDDFTPATGWPPLHEGAPDRARLHWLEHVALHTIELRLAEDLATLVGTRRRLAPTGLSSSSE; from the coding sequence ATGTCGATCTCAGGAACGGATGCCCACGCCACCGCGGACCCCGCCACCCTTCCCCCACTCGTCCGACGGGCTCTGGCCGCCGCGCGTCGTCACGGCTTCGCGTACGCGTGCCGTCCGGAGCAGGGCCGTCTGCTGTACGCGTTGGCGGGCGGCGCCCGGGAGCGGATCGGGGAGACGGGTACGGGGTGCGGGGTGGGGCTCGCGTGGCTGGCGTCCGGGGCGCGCGAGGGCGTACGGCTGTTCAGCGTGGAGCGCGACGCCGAGCGGGCCCGGGTCGCGGCCGAGGTCTTCGCCGACCGGCCCGAGGTCGAGGTGATCCACGGCGACTGGCGGCGGATCGAGGAGCACGGCCCGTACGACCTGCTGGTCCTGGACGGCGGCGGCACCGGCAAGACGCCGGGCGACGACCCGGCCGACCCCGCCCGCCTGCTGACTCCGGGCGGCGCGGTGGTGGTCGACGACTTCACCCCAGCCACCGGATGGCCGCCCCTGCACGAAGGCGCCCCCGACCGGGCCCGGCTGCACTGGCTGGAGCATGTCGCCCTGCACACGATCGAACTCCGCCTCGCCGAGGACCTCGCCACGCTGGTGGGCACGCGGCGACGGCTCGCCCCGACGGGGCTGAGCTCGTCATCGGAGTGA
- a CDS encoding Trm112 family protein → MNPDDPLLKILACPLDKGPLHLLASDEALSEEEALYNPRLHRRYPIVDGIPQLLPSSGEQVTEDEHEELLKRMVP, encoded by the coding sequence GTGAACCCCGACGACCCGCTGTTGAAGATCCTGGCCTGCCCCCTGGACAAGGGCCCACTGCACCTGCTCGCATCGGACGAGGCCCTGAGCGAGGAGGAGGCGCTGTACAACCCGCGCCTGCACCGCCGCTACCCGATCGTCGACGGCATCCCACAGCTGCTGCCGTCCTCCGGGGAGCAGGTCACGGAGGACGAGCACGAGGAACTCCTGAAGCGGATGGTGCCATGA
- a CDS encoding MAB_1171c family putative transporter translates to MNPSRFFAGFYISFWIPTAVLTAALAIKLPSIVKLWKDPLLRAVGGLLVLACGVFVFAAPATIAWTNRVTGVPNIAAPLVYSLITAFCGACLLLITAWRNGISARSGVTRRATRWVVTVYASVIVALWVLFALADVPVERIRDLDTYYANTPFMREEIVLYLLAHTVAALITSKLIWNWIRAGGLDVWLRGGLKFLGVGYVMNLLYDSSKFCAVVARWTGHDLDWLSTGFAPPVACLSAILIAVGFILPHTGQYLHRRVRTRLGHWHLRPLYRLMGSATGGGRVPFRLRATPELRLTRRETFIRDALLHLSRFIDEDLRRKAYDAALGLGFGAGRAGALAHAVTIQDAIETRKRTRQDDAAPLNTPDINTPDTENLLAEIDAVSRALRHPADIRAVREAAAGSAQSVPGPTLSQPSR, encoded by the coding sequence ATGAATCCTTCCCGCTTCTTCGCCGGGTTCTACATCTCCTTCTGGATCCCGACGGCGGTCCTCACCGCCGCGCTGGCGATCAAACTGCCCAGCATCGTCAAGCTGTGGAAGGACCCGCTGCTGCGTGCCGTCGGCGGCCTGCTCGTGCTCGCCTGCGGCGTCTTCGTCTTCGCGGCACCGGCGACCATCGCCTGGACCAACCGCGTCACCGGCGTACCGAACATCGCGGCCCCCCTGGTCTACAGCCTCATCACCGCGTTCTGCGGCGCCTGCCTGCTGCTGATCACCGCGTGGCGCAACGGCATCTCCGCCCGCTCCGGCGTCACCCGCCGCGCCACCCGCTGGGTGGTCACCGTCTACGCGAGCGTGATCGTCGCACTGTGGGTGCTGTTCGCGCTCGCCGACGTCCCCGTCGAGCGGATACGGGACCTCGACACGTACTACGCCAACACCCCCTTCATGCGCGAAGAGATCGTGCTCTACCTGCTCGCGCACACCGTGGCCGCCCTGATCACGTCGAAGCTGATCTGGAACTGGATCCGCGCGGGCGGACTCGACGTCTGGCTGCGCGGCGGTCTGAAGTTCCTCGGCGTCGGCTATGTGATGAACCTGCTCTACGACAGCTCCAAGTTCTGCGCCGTCGTCGCCCGCTGGACCGGCCACGACCTCGACTGGCTGAGCACCGGGTTCGCCCCGCCGGTCGCCTGCCTCTCCGCCATCCTCATCGCGGTCGGCTTCATCCTTCCGCACACCGGCCAGTATCTGCACCGCCGCGTTCGCACCCGGCTCGGCCACTGGCACCTGCGCCCCCTGTACCGCCTGATGGGGAGCGCCACGGGCGGCGGACGCGTCCCCTTCAGACTCCGTGCCACCCCCGAACTGCGTCTGACGCGCCGGGAGACGTTCATCCGGGACGCGCTGCTGCACCTGTCCCGGTTCATCGACGAGGATCTCCGGCGGAAGGCCTACGACGCCGCCCTCGGCCTCGGCTTCGGGGCCGGCCGGGCGGGGGCCCTCGCCCACGCCGTGACCATCCAGGACGCCATCGAGACCAGGAAGCGCACCCGCCAGGACGACGCTGCGCCCCTCAACACCCCGGACATCAATACCCCGGACACGGAGAACCTGCTGGCGGAGATCGATGCCGTGTCCCGGGCCCTGCGCCACCCCGCCGACATCAGGGCGGTACGCGAGGCCGCGGCCGGCTCGGCGCAGAGCGTGCCGGGCCCCACCCTGAGTCAGCCGAGCCGCTGA
- a CDS encoding class I SAM-dependent methyltransferase, whose product MTPTTSTPTPAPSAGSATAAARQGLRDFYEDPSVPVASGTPRSLRQARILAAALGPATAGARTVLDIGCGDGTAAATAAPLLAGHRLVGVDWSQDALRRAHARLPYAIRGELTDGGLPFADAAADAVLFSEVIEHLVDPDSALDEIRRVLRPGGHLMLSTPNLGAWYNRALLLAGVQPVFSEVSLRAIHGRPGREVVGHLRLYTARALREFVTAAGFEVVRLSGAPFHGVPRPLRPLDRLACAAPALSSILLLHARRT is encoded by the coding sequence ATGACGCCCACGACCTCGACCCCTACCCCCGCCCCTTCCGCCGGCTCGGCAACGGCCGCCGCCCGGCAGGGACTTCGCGACTTCTACGAGGATCCGAGCGTCCCCGTCGCCTCCGGCACCCCCCGCAGCCTCCGCCAGGCCCGGATACTGGCCGCCGCGCTCGGCCCCGCCACGGCCGGCGCGCGGACCGTGCTGGACATCGGCTGCGGCGACGGCACCGCCGCCGCGACCGCCGCGCCCCTGCTCGCCGGACACCGACTCGTCGGCGTCGACTGGTCGCAGGACGCCCTCAGACGCGCCCACGCCCGGCTGCCGTACGCGATCCGCGGCGAACTCACCGACGGCGGGCTCCCGTTCGCCGACGCCGCGGCCGACGCCGTCCTGTTCAGCGAGGTGATCGAGCACCTCGTGGACCCCGACAGCGCCCTGGACGAGATCCGCAGGGTCCTGCGCCCCGGCGGCCACCTGATGCTCTCCACCCCGAACCTCGGCGCCTGGTACAACCGCGCCCTGCTGCTCGCCGGTGTCCAGCCCGTCTTCTCGGAGGTGAGCCTGCGCGCGATCCACGGCCGCCCGGGGCGGGAGGTCGTGGGCCATCTGCGGCTCTACACGGCCCGCGCGCTGCGGGAGTTCGTGACCGCGGCGGGCTTCGAGGTCGTACGGCTGAGCGGGGCGCCCTTCCACGGCGTACCGCGTCCGCTGCGCCCCCTGGACCGACTGGCCTGCGCGGCGCCGGCCCTCTCCTCCATCCTGCTCCTGCACGCCCGAAGGACGTAG
- a CDS encoding FkbM family methyltransferase, with amino-acid sequence MTRTTRASRTWAARLAPHLPTRLVAASARLVYPRFEPELGRLADLCPPGCGTAVDVGGWYGPWTHRLSGLAHRVVTVEPVPHLARLLSATTPSHVRVIRAAASDRPGTARLWFPPDDAGDRGVSSLIRRDIHSHAVEVPCVTLDGLGLHDVDFVKIDVDGNELAVLRGAEALLTRDRPALFIELESRIQPIAPVVDHLTQRGYTGWVLPAATWLPLASFPLEAHQARTSHVAAQGLLRRVLPPRGPRYVNSVLFLPVGCRPGSLPMRDHGAHARQATR; translated from the coding sequence ATGACGAGGACGACGAGGGCCTCGAGGACCTGGGCCGCCCGGCTCGCTCCGCACCTCCCCACCCGCCTCGTCGCGGCGAGCGCCCGGCTGGTCTACCCGCGCTTCGAACCCGAACTGGGCCGCCTCGCGGACCTCTGCCCGCCGGGCTGCGGCACGGCGGTGGACGTGGGCGGCTGGTACGGCCCCTGGACCCACCGTCTTTCGGGCCTGGCCCACCGTGTGGTGACCGTCGAACCGGTCCCGCACCTGGCCAGACTCCTCTCCGCCACCACCCCCTCCCACGTCCGCGTGATCCGCGCCGCCGCCTCCGACCGTCCGGGCACGGCGCGGCTCTGGTTCCCGCCGGACGACGCGGGCGACCGGGGCGTGTCGTCGTTGATCCGCCGGGACATCCACTCCCACGCGGTCGAGGTCCCGTGCGTGACCCTCGACGGCCTGGGCCTCCACGACGTCGACTTCGTCAAGATCGACGTGGACGGCAACGAACTCGCGGTCCTGCGCGGCGCGGAGGCCCTCCTGACCCGTGACCGCCCGGCCCTCTTCATCGAACTCGAGTCCCGAATCCAGCCGATCGCCCCCGTGGTCGACCATCTCACCCAGCGCGGCTACACGGGCTGGGTCCTGCCCGCCGCCACCTGGCTGCCCCTGGCGTCCTTCCCCCTGGAGGCCCACCAGGCACGCACCTCCCACGTGGCCGCCCAGGGCCTGCTGCGCCGCGTCCTGCCCCCGCGCGGCCCCCGCTACGTCAACTCGGTCCTGTTCCTCCCGGTCGGCTGCCGACCGGGCTCCCTCCCGATGCGCGACCATGGAGCCCATGCCCGCCAAGCGACCCGCTAG
- a CDS encoding acyl-CoA synthetase — translation MSSLFPALVSGSTARRPALRFGDRSLTYAELAASAGELAARLDGRERVAVWATPSLETAVGVVAALLAGVPAVPLNPKSGEGELGHILGDSAPSLVLVEPGVELPPPVGDLERVDVQVGVAGQDVAVSPDAPSTPATSPGTEPDDPAAPALIVYTSGTTGPPKGAVIPRRAIASTLDALADAWQWTGDDVLVHGLPLFHVHGLILGILGPLRRGAAVRHLGRFSAQGVARELSAGATMLFGVPTMYHRLAEALVEDTELAKALGGARLLVSGSAALPVHDHERITAATGRRVVERYGMTETLMNTSVRVDGEPRPGTVGVPLPGVDVRLVEEDGTTIASYDADGTPTGTPDGETVGEIQVRGPNLFTEYLNRPDATTAAFTEDGWFRTGDMAVVEPDGSVRIVGRKATDLIKSGGYKIGAGEIENALLEHPSVREAAVTGEPDEDLGERIVAWIVPADPEDPPAAGELADHVARRLAPHKRPRTVRFLTSLPRNDMGKILKRALPDAVAKAPEHD, via the coding sequence GTGTCCTCCCTCTTTCCCGCCCTGGTCAGCGGTTCGACCGCACGGCGGCCCGCCCTGCGTTTCGGCGACCGGTCCCTGACGTACGCGGAGCTCGCCGCCTCGGCGGGTGAGCTGGCCGCGCGGCTCGACGGCCGGGAGAGGGTCGCCGTGTGGGCGACGCCGTCCCTGGAGACCGCCGTCGGGGTCGTCGCCGCGCTGCTCGCCGGGGTGCCCGCCGTGCCGCTCAACCCCAAGTCGGGGGAGGGCGAACTGGGGCACATTCTGGGCGACAGCGCGCCCTCGCTGGTACTGGTCGAGCCGGGCGTCGAACTTCCCCCGCCTGTGGGCGACTTGGAGCGCGTCGACGTCCAGGTGGGCGTGGCCGGTCAGGACGTCGCCGTGAGCCCCGACGCCCCCTCCACGCCCGCGACGAGCCCCGGCACCGAACCGGACGACCCCGCCGCCCCCGCCCTCATCGTCTACACCTCCGGCACCACCGGTCCGCCCAAGGGCGCCGTCATCCCGCGGCGCGCCATCGCCTCGACCCTGGACGCGCTGGCCGACGCCTGGCAGTGGACCGGTGACGACGTGCTCGTGCACGGGCTGCCGCTCTTCCATGTGCACGGGCTGATCCTGGGCATCCTCGGCCCGCTGCGGCGCGGCGCGGCGGTGCGGCATCTGGGCAGGTTCAGCGCACAGGGCGTGGCGCGCGAGCTGAGCGCGGGCGCGACGATGCTGTTCGGGGTGCCGACGATGTACCACCGGCTCGCCGAGGCGCTGGTCGAGGACACCGAACTGGCCAAGGCGCTCGGCGGGGCGCGGCTACTCGTGTCCGGTTCCGCCGCACTGCCGGTGCACGACCACGAGCGGATCACGGCCGCGACCGGACGCCGGGTCGTCGAGCGGTACGGCATGACCGAGACCCTCATGAACACCAGCGTGCGGGTGGACGGGGAACCCCGGCCCGGCACCGTCGGAGTGCCGCTGCCCGGCGTCGACGTACGGCTCGTCGAGGAGGACGGGACGACGATCGCCTCGTACGACGCCGACGGCACTCCCACCGGTACGCCCGACGGCGAGACCGTCGGCGAGATCCAGGTCCGGGGGCCGAACCTCTTCACCGAGTACCTGAACCGGCCCGACGCGACCACCGCCGCGTTCACCGAGGACGGCTGGTTCCGCACCGGCGACATGGCGGTCGTCGAACCCGACGGCTCGGTACGCATCGTCGGCCGCAAGGCCACCGACCTGATCAAGAGCGGCGGCTACAAGATCGGCGCCGGGGAGATCGAGAACGCGCTGCTCGAGCATCCGTCGGTGCGCGAGGCCGCGGTCACCGGTGAGCCCGACGAGGACCTGGGTGAGCGGATCGTGGCCTGGATCGTCCCCGCCGACCCCGAGGACCCGCCCGCCGCCGGGGAGCTGGCCGACCACGTGGCCCGCCGCCTCGCCCCGCACAAACGCCCGCGGACCGTGCGCTTCCTCACGTCGCTCCCGCGCAACGACATGGGCAAGATTCTCAAGCGAGCCCTCCCCGACGCCGTCGCAAAGGCCCCTGAGCATGACTGA
- a CDS encoding ATP-grasp domain-containing protein → MESAVARTAAVRARIALATYRPEEGAESLDRDLPVLRAALEGAGAEAVVGYWDDPDVDWAAFDLVVIRSTWDYSWRVAEFVAWAERCGKLTRLANPAPVVRWNTDKRYIGDLAEAGVPTVPTRYLAPGEPAEFPDDREYVVKPTSGAGARLAARYRPEERETALRQLERMHERGLTAMVQPYLTSIDTAGERALQFYGGRFLHASRKGAVLEPGTAYDADKVAHPRLEPWQPTPAELAVAERALGAVPQRTGGSELLYARVDLVDGDDGNPCVMELELVEPNLFLWLHPESVPVVAEAVVKAALR, encoded by the coding sequence ATGGAGTCCGCAGTGGCCCGCACCGCCGCCGTCCGCGCACGTATCGCGCTCGCCACCTATCGGCCCGAGGAGGGCGCGGAGAGCCTGGACCGGGATCTGCCTGTGCTGAGGGCGGCTCTGGAGGGCGCCGGGGCGGAGGCCGTCGTCGGGTACTGGGACGATCCGGACGTCGACTGGGCGGCCTTCGACCTCGTGGTGATCCGGTCCACGTGGGACTACAGCTGGCGGGTGGCGGAGTTCGTGGCGTGGGCCGAGCGGTGCGGGAAGCTGACGCGGCTCGCGAACCCGGCGCCGGTGGTGCGGTGGAACACCGACAAGCGGTACATCGGCGATCTCGCGGAGGCGGGGGTGCCCACCGTGCCGACCCGGTACCTCGCGCCGGGTGAGCCCGCGGAGTTCCCCGACGACCGCGAGTACGTCGTGAAGCCCACCTCCGGCGCGGGTGCGCGGCTCGCCGCCCGGTACCGCCCCGAGGAGCGGGAGACGGCCCTGCGACAGCTGGAGCGGATGCACGAGCGGGGGCTGACCGCCATGGTCCAGCCGTATCTGACCAGCATCGACACCGCCGGTGAACGCGCGCTCCAGTTCTACGGCGGCCGCTTCCTGCACGCCAGCCGCAAGGGCGCCGTCCTCGAACCCGGCACGGCCTACGACGCGGACAAGGTCGCGCACCCCCGCCTGGAGCCCTGGCAGCCGACCCCGGCCGAACTCGCCGTCGCGGAGCGCGCGTTGGGAGCCGTACCGCAAAGGACGGGCGGCTCGGAGCTGCTCTACGCCCGTGTCGACCTCGTCGACGGCGACGACGGGAACCCGTGTGTCATGGAGCTGGAGCTCGTCGAGCCGAACCTGTTCCTGTGGCTGCACCCGGAGTCGGTGCCCGTGGTCGCGGAGGCCGTCGTCAAGGCCGCTCTCCGCTGA
- a CDS encoding toxin-antitoxin system, toxin component family protein gives MRPVRRAWKRAAVLLSRRADSEMHGLAVELTRALKKRLDAPVDVRELAEALCQEMSRRRDDRPIQLRFERFPDEIEVTGLWMEFHDFDLVIVEERAETVQQLVILGHELWHMMAGHSHSPHHYAGAAAASALSDDPGWREIALTVAARNGSHEADEAEAEDFGLHLASVFRSWVTGPRTKGPVDPVGQAIQASLGYRGPQD, from the coding sequence ATGCGGCCGGTCCGTCGCGCGTGGAAGCGCGCCGCCGTTCTCCTCTCGCGCCGGGCCGACTCCGAGATGCACGGCCTCGCCGTCGAGCTCACCCGCGCGCTGAAGAAACGACTCGACGCGCCCGTGGACGTACGGGAGTTGGCCGAAGCCCTCTGCCAGGAGATGAGCCGGCGCCGCGACGACCGCCCCATCCAGCTCCGCTTCGAGCGCTTCCCGGACGAGATCGAAGTCACCGGGCTGTGGATGGAGTTCCACGACTTCGACCTCGTCATCGTTGAGGAACGCGCCGAGACGGTGCAACAACTCGTCATCCTCGGACATGAGTTGTGGCACATGATGGCGGGGCACTCCCACTCCCCCCACCACTACGCGGGTGCGGCCGCCGCCAGCGCGCTGTCGGACGACCCCGGCTGGCGGGAGATCGCGCTCACCGTCGCCGCCCGCAACGGCTCGCACGAGGCCGACGAGGCCGAGGCGGAGGACTTCGGCCTGCACCTCGCCAGCGTCTTCCGCTCCTGGGTGACCGGCCCGCGTACGAAGGGCCCCGTCGACCCGGTCGGACAGGCCATCCAGGCGTCCCTGGGCTACCGCGGACCCCAGGACTGA